Below is a genomic region from Methanofollis sp. UBA420.
GCAACGAGGGCGACCTCGTCTGCGACCTCTTCCTCGGCGGGTTCTCGACGGCGATCGCGGCCATCGGGCTGAACCGGCGTTGTGTCGGCTTCGAGGTCTCGGAAACGATCTTCGAGGCAGGAGTGCGGGAGACGGCCGGGGTGCAGTCCGGCGAACTCCTGGAGACGCTACGGTGCCCGGTCGTCCGCGGCCCGGCAAACCTGAGAAAGAGGTGGCGACCGGAAGACCTCCAGAGGCTCAGGGTGAGATATCGACAACTCGTGAGAGAGGGTGCGACGAAGAAGGCGGCCGTCGACGTCCTGGGGGAGGAGTTTGGCAGGGGGCGGTGGGCGATCAGTTATGCCCTGGAAAGGGCCGGGATCGGGAGCAGGAAAAAGAAGAGAGGACCCCTGTAGAATTGCTCATGCTCGGATCGATACATTCCCTGATCCCCCGCCTTCCCCACAATAGAGATCAGAGACTGACACCGAAAATCAGAGATCTTCTTGTGCTCACGCCGTTCGCATCCCCCGGACCCGGATCCAGGATAGGACCGGGGGAGACAGGGTGGAGATCCCGAGAGGGAGATAACCATCCTGTCCCTATCCTAAGGTGGGGGGAACGGGGGGCTTTGCCCCCTGGAAGGACGGCGACTAACTGCCTTCCCTGAGGAGTATACCAGAGGCAAGCCCCCCGTATCGACATTCTCCAGAGCCAGAAAAAAAGAAAGCAGGGCTGAGGCCGTCACTCGGCCGCCAGCGCCACGATCGGGGAGAGTTTCGAGGCCTTCCAGGCGGGGTACACGCCCGAGAGGACGCAGACCCCTGTCCCCACCAGCATGCCCCAGACCACATTGAGGAGGACCGGGGGGCTGAAGAAGAACGAAATGTCCTGGAGGACGACCATGATCAGCACCCCGCCGCCGAGGAGACTGAGGATGCCGCCGATCACCGAACCGATAAAGCCCAGGATCGCCGCCTCGTACAGGAACATCCGGCTGATCTCGCCTCTTTTCACACCGATGCTCTTGAGGATGCCGATCTCCCGGATACGTTCGTTCACCGACATCATCATCACATTGAAGATGCTCACCGCAGCGACGACGAGGGAGATCCCGGCAATGCCGGTCACCACAAGGGAGACCGTGCCGATGATGGAGTTGATCGACTCGATCAGGCCCCGCATGTCCATGATCTCCACGGTCTCCTTCCGGCCGTTGAGGCTCTTCTCGATCGCATCCTTCACGCCGTCGATATCGTTGATGTCCCTGACCATGACCAGCACCTGGTCATAGCCATTCGCCTTCCCCTCCAGTTCGTCATAGAGGCGGTCGGTGACGATGATCGAGTTGTAGGTTGAGATCCCGCTCCCGAAACCGGTGTCTTTCAGGATGCCGGCGACAAGGACGCTCTTCTCATGCTCATCCTCACCGACCTTGATCCTGCTCCCGACCCTGAGGTCGTGCTCCTCCGCAATCGTGGACGAGACAAGGGCGCGGCTCCCGCCCCGGATCATCACGCCCTCCTCAAGTTCCAGCACCTGCGGGAGATCCTCGGGTGCAAGGCTGTAGATCGAGGCGTAGCCTTCCTTTCCTTTCGTCGCGTACCTGACATAACTCGAACGGAACGGGATGACCGGGTTCTTCCCGCTCGCCTTCTTGATCTTCGTGAGTTGCTGCTCGGTGATGAGTTTCTTCTCCGAGGAGACCCCGAAGACGCCCATCCCTGACGAAGAGGGGTAGATACTCAACTGCCCGCCCTTCTCGGCGAGGTCGCCGCTCACCGCCACCTGGAGGGCAGAGCCCATGATCCCCATCGAGGTGATTGCAAAGACGCCGATGACGATCCCGATCACCGCAAGAAGGGAGCGGAGGAAGTGGAGGCGCACGTTCCTCTTTGCAAGGTCCATGTAGATGTCGGTGAAGATCATGACTCCTCAATCCTCCCGTCCCTGATCCTGATCACCCTGTTGGCATAGGTCGCCGTGGAAGGATCGTGGGTGACCATCACCACTGTCTTCCCCCCCTGGTTCAGTTCAGTAAGAAGTTCC
It encodes:
- a CDS encoding ABC transporter permease, encoding MIFTDIYMDLAKRNVRLHFLRSLLAVIGIVIGVFAITSMGIMGSALQVAVSGDLAEKGGQLSIYPSSSGMGVFGVSSEKKLITEQQLTKIKKASGKNPVIPFRSSYVRYATKGKEGYASIYSLAPEDLPQVLELEEGVMIRGGSRALVSSTIAEEHDLRVGSRIKVGEDEHEKSVLVAGILKDTGFGSGISTYNSIIVTDRLYDELEGKANGYDQVLVMVRDINDIDGVKDAIEKSLNGRKETVEIMDMRGLIESINSIIGTVSLVVTGIAGISLVVAAVSIFNVMMMSVNERIREIGILKSIGVKRGEISRMFLYEAAILGFIGSVIGGILSLLGGGVLIMVVLQDISFFFSPPVLLNVVWGMLVGTGVCVLSGVYPAWKASKLSPIVALAAE